A genomic stretch from Pararhizobium sp. IMCC21322 includes:
- a CDS encoding TIGR00282 family metallophosphoesterase → MRLLFVGDVVGRAGRTIVQERLPDLVSDYALDFVVVNGENAAGGFGISEEIFIDLIDAGADVVTTGNHVWDQREALVFCARYDNFLRPLNYPIGTPGKGAGLFTARNGAQVLVMNAMGRVFMNPLDDPFQAVQRELDAAPLGKVSDAVLIDFHAEATSEKQIMGHFVDGQASLVVGTHTHAPTADHQILDGGTGFMTDAGMSGDYNSIIGMDHAEPLQRMTNAISTGRFQPALGEATLSGVAVLVDDDTGLAQKIEPVRLGGRLQEHIPSFWVEQD, encoded by the coding sequence ATGAGGCTTCTATTCGTAGGAGATGTCGTGGGCCGCGCTGGCCGCACAATTGTGCAGGAACGACTGCCGGATCTGGTTTCTGACTACGCGCTGGATTTTGTGGTCGTCAATGGTGAGAACGCTGCTGGCGGATTTGGCATTTCCGAAGAGATTTTCATTGATCTGATCGATGCGGGAGCCGATGTGGTTACAACCGGCAATCATGTCTGGGATCAGCGCGAAGCACTGGTGTTTTGCGCCCGCTATGACAATTTTCTGCGACCACTGAATTATCCAATTGGCACGCCCGGCAAGGGCGCCGGGCTGTTCACTGCACGAAACGGGGCGCAGGTGCTGGTGATGAATGCCATGGGGCGGGTCTTCATGAACCCGCTGGATGACCCGTTTCAAGCGGTTCAGCGTGAGCTGGATGCAGCACCGTTGGGCAAGGTTTCCGATGCCGTGTTGATTGATTTTCACGCTGAAGCCACCAGTGAAAAACAGATTATGGGCCATTTTGTAGATGGTCAGGCCTCGCTGGTGGTTGGCACCCACACCCACGCGCCGACGGCGGATCATCAGATTCTGGACGGTGGCACGGGCTTCATGACCGATGCGGGCATGAGTGGCGATTATAACTCCATCATTGGTATGGATCATGCTGAACCACTGCAGCGCATGACGAACGCAATTTCCACCGGGCGGTTTCAGCCTGCATTGGGTGAGGCGACCCTGAGCGGTGTTGCCGTGCTGGTGGATGATGATACGGGGCTTGCGCAGAAGATCGAGCCCGTGCGGCTTGGCGGGCGTTTGCAGGAGCATATTCCATCATTCTGGGTTGAGCAGGATTGA
- a CDS encoding acetyl-CoA carboxylase carboxyltransferase subunit alpha, producing MYSYLEFEKPVADLEGKIQELRAMSSEEDGVGTSDEVSRLEKRASDALREIYANLTPWQKTQVARHPDRPHCLQYVSKLIEDFTPLAGDRSFGEDHAIIAGLGRFNGEAVAIIGQEKGEDTQDRIKRNFGMARPEGYRKAVRIVEMADRFGLPIISLVDTAGAYPGIGAEERGQAEAIARSTDAFLGVGVPTVSVIIGEGGSGGAIAIAAANKVFMLEHAIYSVISPEGAASILWRDSARAKEAATAMKITAQDLLRFGVIEGIIKEPMGGAHRAVDDVINMTGQRIDAAMQEMAGQDAASLRHARREKFLEIGRSL from the coding sequence ATGTACAGCTATCTGGAATTTGAAAAGCCCGTCGCGGACCTGGAAGGTAAAATCCAGGAATTGCGCGCAATGTCATCTGAAGAAGACGGCGTCGGCACTAGCGATGAAGTGTCACGGCTTGAAAAACGGGCCTCTGATGCTCTGCGGGAAATCTACGCCAATCTGACCCCATGGCAGAAGACCCAGGTTGCGCGTCATCCCGACCGGCCCCATTGCCTGCAATACGTCTCCAAATTGATTGAAGACTTCACCCCTTTGGCGGGCGACCGCTCCTTTGGCGAAGATCACGCCATCATTGCCGGTCTTGGCCGCTTCAACGGCGAAGCTGTTGCCATTATCGGTCAGGAAAAGGGCGAAGATACGCAGGACCGCATCAAACGCAATTTCGGCATGGCTCGTCCCGAAGGCTACCGCAAGGCTGTCCGGATTGTAGAAATGGCAGATCGTTTTGGCCTGCCCATTATCTCTCTGGTGGACACAGCCGGTGCCTATCCCGGTATTGGCGCGGAAGAGCGCGGACAGGCCGAAGCCATTGCCCGCTCTACAGATGCCTTTCTCGGCGTCGGCGTTCCCACTGTGTCAGTAATTATCGGCGAAGGCGGCTCCGGCGGAGCCATTGCCATTGCCGCAGCCAACAAGGTTTTCATGCTGGAACACGCCATTTACAGCGTGATTTCCCCGGAAGGCGCAGCGTCGATCCTGTGGCGTGATTCCGCACGGGCCAAAGAAGCCGCGACAGCCATGAAAATCACCGCTCAGGACCTCCTGAGATTTGGTGTGATCGAAGGCATTATCAAAGAACCCATGGGCGGCGCTCACCGGGCCGTCGATGATGTCATCAACATGACAGGCCAGCGGATTGACGCCGCCATGCAAGAAATGGCCGGCCAGGACGCAGCCTCTCTGCGCCATGCCCGCCGCGAAAAATTTCTTGAAATTGGACGCTCTCTATAA
- a CDS encoding flagellar motor protein MotA has translation MARDYDPYRLSSPQVFLWRMIIFLIIVGFIALVLYQQIITAFVSNPGLNGLILAVLIIGILLSLRQVLLLFREVQWVNGFRRSDPNIEYARPPILLAPMAAMLGDRLGAMAISQQTMRSVLESIGVRLDESREILRYLTGLLVFLGLLGTFWGLLRTVGSVGDTIQSLNVGSGDAGVIFEDLKTGLEAPLSGMGTAFSSSLFGLAGSLILGFLDLQAGQAQTRFYTDLEDWLSTVAELEDSIGEGEGTNSLVLDDLRLAIDKLSRSMAQNNSSGNAAQPTSVAMASLAEGIQGLVQHMRSEQQVVRSWVESQSEQQNQVKRLLEALVQRDRNTGGN, from the coding sequence ATGGCGCGTGACTACGATCCTTATCGGCTTTCATCGCCGCAGGTATTTCTTTGGCGTATGATCATATTTCTGATCATCGTTGGTTTTATTGCCTTGGTCCTCTATCAACAGATCATCACTGCTTTTGTCAGCAATCCCGGGCTGAACGGGCTCATCCTTGCGGTTCTCATTATCGGTATTCTTCTGTCGTTGCGGCAGGTCCTGTTGCTGTTTCGCGAAGTGCAATGGGTCAACGGATTCCGGCGATCCGATCCCAACATTGAATATGCAAGGCCCCCCATTTTATTGGCGCCAATGGCTGCCATGCTGGGAGACCGTCTGGGTGCGATGGCTATCAGCCAGCAAACCATGCGGTCAGTGCTGGAATCGATTGGCGTTCGGCTCGACGAATCGCGCGAGATTTTACGATATCTCACAGGTCTTCTTGTGTTCCTTGGTCTGCTTGGTACCTTTTGGGGCCTGCTGCGCACCGTTGGCTCGGTTGGCGATACAATTCAGTCGCTGAATGTAGGCTCGGGTGACGCAGGCGTTATTTTTGAAGATCTGAAAACCGGCCTGGAAGCGCCGCTGTCCGGCATGGGCACGGCCTTTTCATCATCCCTGTTCGGTCTGGCTGGGTCCCTTATTCTGGGCTTTCTGGATTTGCAGGCGGGTCAGGCGCAAACCCGCTTTTACACCGATCTGGAAGATTGGTTGTCAACGGTCGCCGAACTTGAAGATTCAATTGGTGAAGGCGAAGGCACCAATTCTCTGGTGCTGGATGATTTGCGCCTTGCAATCGACAAGCTGAGCCGGTCCATGGCTCAAAATAACAGCAGCGGTAACGCGGCTCAGCCGACGAGCGTGGCAATGGCAAGTCTGGCCGAGGGAATTCAGGGTCTGGTGCAGCACATGCGATCTGAACAGCAGGTGGTGCGCAGTTGGGTGGAGTCCCAGTCTGAACAACAAAATCAGGTCAAGCGTCTGCTCGAGGCACTTGTACAACGAGACCGCAATACAGGCGGCAATTAG
- a CDS encoding site-specific tyrosine recombinase XerD: MQTDPVLIDFFLEMMVGERNAADNTIQSYRRDLENAASQLRRKKRTLGSARIEDVEHYLESLSLDGLAATTIARHLSALKQFFRFLNTESLREDNPTLNIETPKTRKPLPKTLEGFEVDRMLSTALAEAQHADEAAQSDPKAAGKPPRRDAPLLAWRLYAQLEVLYATGLRVSELVSLPKTAANTKGPFIMVRGKGNKERLVPLTPQAKTSMETYLQRLAAYQKTMGRESKSPYLFPAGSKTGHMTRQNFAVDLKQLAQRAGIKNTVSPHIMRHAFASHLLQNGADLRALQTLLGHSDISTTQIYTHIQTDHLRETLEALHPLSKQGRQTDPDAEN; the protein is encoded by the coding sequence ATGCAGACAGATCCCGTTCTGATCGATTTCTTCCTGGAGATGATGGTTGGAGAGCGCAACGCTGCCGACAATACAATTCAATCCTATCGGCGCGATCTGGAAAATGCAGCCTCACAGCTGCGGCGCAAGAAGCGGACCCTGGGCAGCGCCCGTATCGAAGATGTCGAACACTATCTGGAAAGCCTGTCGCTGGACGGCTTGGCCGCAACCACTATTGCCAGACATTTATCTGCGCTGAAGCAGTTTTTCCGCTTTCTCAACACCGAAAGCCTGAGGGAAGATAATCCGACACTTAACATCGAGACACCCAAAACCCGAAAGCCGCTCCCAAAAACCCTGGAAGGGTTCGAAGTGGATCGCATGCTGTCCACTGCCCTTGCTGAGGCGCAACATGCCGATGAAGCCGCACAGAGCGATCCAAAGGCTGCAGGAAAACCACCACGCCGCGATGCACCGCTCCTGGCCTGGCGGCTCTATGCGCAATTGGAAGTGCTCTATGCCACCGGGCTGCGCGTTTCCGAACTGGTGTCCCTGCCCAAAACCGCAGCCAATACCAAAGGCCCTTTCATAATGGTGCGTGGCAAGGGCAACAAGGAACGGCTTGTGCCGCTCACACCCCAGGCCAAAACGTCCATGGAAACCTATCTGCAAAGGCTGGCTGCCTATCAAAAGACCATGGGGCGCGAGAGCAAAAGCCCGTATCTGTTTCCTGCCGGCAGCAAGACCGGGCATATGACCCGGCAGAACTTTGCAGTGGATTTGAAACAGCTGGCACAAAGAGCCGGGATCAAAAACACGGTTTCCCCGCACATCATGCGCCACGCCTTTGCCAGCCATCTGCTGCAGAACGGGGCTGATCTGCGCGCCCTGCAAACCCTTCTGGGCCACAGCGATATTTCGACCACGCAAATCTATACCCATATACAGACCGATCATCTGCGCGAAACGCTGGAAGCCCTGCATCCTTTGTCAAAACAAGGCAGACAAACTGACCCGGACGCGGAAAATTAA
- the ruvC gene encoding crossover junction endodeoxyribonuclease RuvC codes for MTHCVRIIGIDPGLRRTGWGVIESEGSSLRFIASGTIKSADKADLAVRLEQLYRGLDGILSSHKPDEAAVEATFVNKDPKSTLKLGQARGIAMVVPALAGLNVAEYAPNQVKKTVVGAGHGDKGQIRMMVKILLPKAVFDSDDAADALAIAICHAHHRGAMSRIPAA; via the coding sequence TTGACCCATTGTGTTCGTATTATTGGCATTGACCCGGGGCTGCGCCGCACAGGGTGGGGCGTGATTGAGAGCGAGGGCAGTTCGCTGCGGTTTATCGCTTCCGGGACAATCAAATCTGCCGACAAGGCGGATTTGGCCGTGCGGCTGGAACAGCTCTATCGCGGGCTCGACGGTATTCTCAGCTCACATAAGCCGGACGAAGCTGCCGTGGAGGCAACCTTTGTCAACAAGGATCCCAAATCGACCCTGAAGCTGGGACAGGCTAGGGGAATTGCCATGGTGGTTCCCGCGCTGGCTGGGTTGAATGTTGCCGAATATGCGCCCAATCAGGTGAAGAAAACCGTCGTCGGTGCTGGCCATGGTGACAAGGGCCAAATCCGCATGATGGTGAAAATTTTGCTGCCGAAGGCGGTGTTTGACTCAGATGATGCAGCTGACGCGCTGGCCATCGCCATCTGCCATGCCCATCACCGTGGCGCCATGTCCCGCATTCCGGCTGCTTGA
- a CDS encoding YebC/PmpR family DNA-binding transcriptional regulator, producing MAGHSKFKNIMHRKGAQDKKRSKAFSKLSKEVTVAAKMGGGDPDGNPRLRLAIQNAKALSMPKDNIERAIKKAEGGDAETYDEIRYEGYGPGGVAIIVEALTDNRNRTASNVRAAFTKFGGSLGETGSVGFMFDRVGEIIFPVEAGDADAVMDAAIEAGAEDVQSDEDGHTILCGFEDINEVSTALETALGEGASVNPTFKPQTGTPVEEDKAGTLMKLINILEDDDDVQNVYSNFEIDDEIMEKLAAE from the coding sequence ATGGCAGGCCATTCCAAATTCAAGAACATCATGCACCGCAAGGGTGCGCAGGATAAAAAACGCTCCAAGGCCTTCTCCAAATTATCCAAGGAAGTCACGGTTGCGGCTAAAATGGGCGGTGGCGATCCGGATGGCAATCCACGCCTGCGCCTGGCCATTCAAAACGCCAAAGCGCTGTCCATGCCGAAAGATAATATCGAGCGGGCCATCAAAAAGGCGGAAGGCGGCGACGCGGAAACCTATGATGAGATTCGCTATGAGGGGTATGGCCCCGGCGGTGTTGCAATCATCGTGGAAGCGCTGACCGATAATCGCAACCGAACAGCCAGTAATGTGCGTGCAGCCTTTACCAAATTCGGCGGATCACTGGGTGAAACAGGCTCGGTCGGCTTCATGTTTGACCGGGTTGGCGAGATCATATTTCCGGTCGAGGCTGGTGATGCTGATGCCGTGATGGACGCTGCCATTGAGGCGGGTGCCGAAGATGTGCAATCAGATGAGGATGGCCATACAATTTTGTGCGGCTTTGAAGACATCAACGAAGTGTCCACCGCTCTTGAAACCGCACTTGGCGAAGGCGCTTCGGTCAATCCAACCTTCAAGCCGCAAACCGGCACTCCGGTTGAGGAAGACAAGGCCGGGACTTTGATGAAGCTCATCAACATTCTGGAAGATGATGATGACGTGCAGAATGTTTATTCCAATTTCGAAATTGACGATGAAATCATGGAAAAACTGGCGGCTGAATAA
- a CDS encoding shikimate kinase: MAVSQYQTFADRAQLKQFLGSRSLVLVGMMGVGKSSVGRRLANALDLPFVDADKQIEEAANRSIVEIFETYGEAHFRDGEKRVIQRLLAEGPQVLATGGGAFMNDETRSDIADKGISIWLNAELSVLIGRVKRKPTRPLLQQPNPEKVLADLLEERNPVYALADITITSRDVPHEVVVDDILAALNAYMADDGKQAMGTKHE; this comes from the coding sequence ATGGCCGTTTCACAGTACCAAACCTTTGCGGATCGCGCTCAACTGAAACAGTTTTTGGGGTCCAGAAGTCTGGTCCTGGTGGGCATGATGGGCGTTGGCAAAAGCAGCGTTGGCCGCCGCCTGGCGAACGCACTGGATTTGCCCTTTGTTGATGCAGACAAACAGATTGAGGAAGCGGCGAATCGCAGCATAGTGGAAATTTTCGAGACCTATGGTGAAGCCCATTTCCGCGATGGTGAAAAGCGGGTCATTCAGCGCCTTCTGGCCGAAGGGCCGCAGGTTCTGGCCACTGGCGGCGGGGCTTTCATGAATGATGAGACCCGGTCGGACATTGCCGACAAAGGCATCTCCATCTGGCTGAATGCGGAATTGTCGGTTCTGATCGGGCGGGTCAAACGCAAGCCAACGCGGCCCCTGTTGCAGCAGCCCAACCCTGAAAAGGTGCTGGCGGATTTGCTGGAGGAACGCAACCCGGTCTATGCGCTGGCTGATATTACCATCACCTCCCGCGATGTGCCCCATGAGGTTGTTGTGGATGATATTCTGGCCGCTTTGAATGCCTATATGGCCGATGATGGCAAACAGGCCATGGGGACAAAACATGAGTGA
- a CDS encoding 5-formyltetrahydrofolate cyclo-ligase produces the protein MDNSQALDKSAMRAMCLDRRNALSPEFREKASRQICRHVMDFFSNHALLKGVEMKGLEISAYLPIRSEVDLSDLIPQLESAGALISLPVVLSKTEIVFRRFRSGDVLQSAGFGTTGPAADAETVDPTLLLMPLAGFDTKGARIGYGAGHYDRAIERLLQKSLTPITIGIGFAAQNVPQVPAEPHDMPLAAIVTENGIMNAMDVNA, from the coding sequence TTGGACAATTCTCAGGCTCTCGATAAATCCGCCATGCGCGCCATGTGTCTGGATCGGCGCAACGCCCTGTCACCAGAATTTCGTGAAAAGGCATCGCGGCAGATCTGCCGTCATGTGATGGATTTTTTTTCAAATCACGCGCTGTTAAAGGGCGTTGAGATGAAGGGGCTTGAGATTTCGGCCTATCTTCCGATCCGCTCCGAAGTTGATTTATCAGATTTGATACCGCAACTCGAAAGCGCTGGAGCCCTGATTTCATTGCCCGTGGTTTTGAGCAAAACTGAAATTGTATTCCGACGTTTTCGATCCGGCGATGTTTTGCAGTCTGCCGGCTTTGGAACAACAGGGCCAGCGGCAGACGCTGAAACTGTTGATCCGACACTCTTGCTGATGCCGCTTGCAGGATTTGATACAAAAGGCGCGCGCATCGGTTATGGAGCCGGTCATTACGATCGAGCGATAGAGCGCTTGCTGCAAAAGTCTCTGACACCCATCACCATCGGGATCGGCTTTGCCGCGCAAAATGTGCCGCAGGTGCCAGCTGAACCGCATGATATGCCGCTGGCGGCAATTGTTACAGAAAATGGAATTATGAACGCGATGGATGTGAACGCATGA
- the aroB gene encoding 3-dehydroquinate synthase, whose amino-acid sequence MSEFVETDPTQVRVELGARSYDILIGSRLMDNLGNEIVARYGAVRAGIVSDSTVAPLYRARVEASLKQAGIEPVFFEIAAGEASKCLTVFEALVEDVVGERLERGDVLIALGGGVVGDLTGYVAASVRRGIGFVQVPTSLLAQVDSSVGGKTGINSAHGKNLIGAFYQPGLVLADTDTLNTLSPRELRAGYAEVAKYGLIDDPDFFVWLEQNHAAMLTEGDVSARIHAIASSCRAKARIVSEDEQEHGKRALLNLGHTFGHALEGATGYSNRLVHGEGVAIGMVLAHQFSAYMNLCSPDDGARVVAHLKAVGLPTSVAEIAGDKLDAPTLLRFIGQDKKVQRGALTFILTRGIGEAFVSNDVPPSAVEDFLRQTLDG is encoded by the coding sequence ATGAGTGAATTTGTTGAGACGGACCCGACACAGGTGCGGGTGGAACTGGGTGCGCGCTCTTATGATATTCTCATTGGGTCCCGGCTTATGGACAATCTGGGCAATGAGATTGTGGCGCGTTATGGGGCTGTGCGGGCCGGCATTGTGTCTGACAGCACTGTTGCGCCGCTTTATCGCGCCCGGGTTGAAGCCAGCTTGAAACAGGCTGGAATTGAGCCGGTATTTTTTGAAATTGCAGCCGGTGAAGCTTCCAAATGCCTGACTGTGTTTGAAGCGCTGGTGGAAGATGTGGTGGGCGAAAGGCTGGAACGCGGCGATGTGCTGATTGCGCTTGGTGGCGGCGTTGTTGGTGATCTGACGGGCTATGTGGCCGCGTCCGTGCGCCGGGGCATCGGCTTTGTTCAGGTGCCGACATCACTTTTGGCGCAGGTCGACAGTTCGGTTGGTGGCAAGACCGGTATCAATTCTGCCCATGGCAAGAATCTGATCGGAGCGTTTTATCAGCCCGGTCTGGTGCTGGCCGATACAGACACGCTGAACACATTGTCGCCGCGCGAATTGCGGGCAGGCTATGCGGAAGTGGCCAAATACGGGCTGATTGATGACCCAGATTTCTTTGTCTGGCTGGAGCAGAATCATGCGGCGATGCTCACAGAAGGCGATGTGTCAGCCCGCATTCATGCCATTGCCAGTTCCTGCCGCGCCAAAGCGCGCATTGTCAGTGAAGATGAGCAGGAACATGGCAAACGTGCTTTGCTCAATCTTGGCCATACATTCGGCCATGCGCTGGAAGGCGCCACCGGCTATTCGAACCGGTTGGTTCACGGTGAAGGTGTGGCGATCGGCATGGTGCTGGCCCATCAATTTTCAGCCTATATGAATTTGTGCTCGCCTGATGATGGCGCCCGGGTGGTGGCGCATCTGAAGGCCGTTGGCCTGCCGACATCGGTGGCTGAAATTGCCGGCGACAAATTGGATGCACCAACCCTGCTGCGCTTTATTGGTCAGGACAAGAAGGTCCAAAGAGGCGCTTTGACCTTTATTCTGACACGCGGCATTGGCGAAGCATTTGTCTCCAATGACGTGCCACCCAGCGCCGTTGAGGATTTTCTGCGCCAAACGCTTGATGGCTAA
- the grxC gene encoding glutaredoxin 3, producing MTNVTIYTRAMCGYCSAAKSLLDRKSVAYKEHDATFDQALRREMMQRANGASTFPQIFIGDIHVGGFDQINALERAGKLDQLLNAA from the coding sequence ATGACGAATGTGACCATCTATACCCGCGCCATGTGCGGTTATTGCTCTGCCGCCAAATCCCTGCTGGATCGCAAGAGCGTTGCCTATAAGGAGCATGATGCGACCTTTGATCAGGCCTTGCGCAGGGAAATGATGCAGCGTGCCAATGGCGCCTCCACTTTTCCGCAGATTTTCATTGGGGACATCCATGTTGGTGGCTTCGATCAGATCAACGCGCTGGAACGTGCTGGAAAACTTGATCAACTTCTGAACGCTGCATAA
- a CDS encoding ComF family protein produces MNPIPDLISRSLPATLSRIARFTGRFALDLAIPPACLSCDETVLEPGALCPSCWNQLRFIAKPCCAVLGTPFSYDLGPGIVSAQAIASPPPYEMARAAVLYDEIARKLVARLKYEDRPDLASVLGRWMVRAAREADADFLSGNPIIVPVPLHRWRLLRRRYNQAALLARDVSNRLQLDFQPLALDRIRKTERQVGLSRNERANNVRGAFRATPTGAMQMSGRTILLIDDVLTTGATVEAATRACLRAGAAHVRVLTFALVSDPIGSEAEGLLSDTDPIDL; encoded by the coding sequence ATGAACCCGATACCAGATCTGATCAGCCGTTCCCTGCCCGCAACTCTGTCCCGAATTGCCAGATTTACGGGCCGCTTTGCGCTGGATCTTGCCATTCCACCGGCCTGCCTGTCCTGCGACGAAACGGTGCTGGAGCCCGGGGCATTGTGCCCGTCCTGCTGGAACCAGTTGCGGTTCATAGCCAAACCCTGTTGTGCGGTGCTGGGCACGCCTTTTTCATATGATCTGGGACCGGGGATTGTCAGCGCCCAGGCCATCGCCAGCCCGCCACCCTATGAAATGGCCCGTGCCGCGGTTCTTTATGATGAAATCGCCCGCAAGCTGGTTGCCAGGTTGAAATACGAAGACCGACCGGACCTTGCCTCGGTCCTGGGCCGATGGATGGTCCGCGCTGCACGGGAGGCAGATGCTGACTTTCTGTCCGGCAACCCGATCATTGTTCCGGTTCCGCTGCACCGCTGGCGTTTGCTGCGTCGACGCTACAATCAGGCAGCCTTGCTGGCGCGAGATGTCTCAAACCGGCTGCAACTGGACTTTCAGCCATTGGCACTTGACCGCATCCGCAAAACAGAGCGGCAGGTTGGATTGTCCCGCAACGAACGCGCCAATAATGTGCGCGGCGCTTTTCGGGCAACGCCCACAGGCGCCATGCAGATGTCCGGGCGCACAATTCTGCTGATTGACGATGTCCTGACCACCGGCGCCACTGTGGAAGCGGCCACGCGCGCCTGCCTGCGCGCAGGGGCTGCACATGTACGGGTTCTGACATTCGCACTTGTGTCCGATCCAATAGGATCGGAAGCGGAAGGTCTGTTGTCGGATACAGACCCGATTGATCTCTGA
- a CDS encoding carbon-nitrogen hydrolase family protein, with protein sequence MSQNSFKAACIQMNSGTSVSDNMAAATELIRAAAARGAHYIQTPEMTTIVQQKRSALLEAIAPEQNNPSVTAFAKLAGELKIWLHIGSMAVALPKSDGGPTIANRAFLFQPDGNIAASYDKIHMFDVDLDSGESWRESRAYRAGSEAVLVEITSIPGQMRDQIQVQTSVKLGLSICYDLRFAALFRTYAQAGAIVLGAPSAFTRQTGAAHWRVLQRARAIENGAFMISAAQVGTHQDGRETYGHSVIIDPWGTVLAEADGENPGFITADIDPDLAKAARRKIPALTNDQPAILRLTTQSAAA encoded by the coding sequence GTGTCGCAGAACAGCTTCAAGGCAGCCTGCATTCAGATGAACTCCGGAACATCTGTTTCAGACAATATGGCAGCAGCCACAGAGTTGATACGCGCGGCTGCGGCCCGGGGTGCGCATTACATCCAGACACCGGAAATGACGACAATTGTGCAGCAGAAACGCTCTGCACTGCTAGAGGCCATTGCACCTGAACAGAACAATCCATCTGTAACTGCATTTGCCAAACTGGCTGGCGAATTGAAAATCTGGCTCCACATCGGTTCCATGGCGGTAGCCCTGCCGAAATCCGATGGCGGGCCAACCATTGCCAACCGGGCCTTCCTGTTTCAGCCCGATGGCAATATTGCTGCCAGCTATGACAAAATCCATATGTTCGATGTGGATCTCGACAGTGGCGAAAGCTGGCGTGAATCCAGGGCTTATCGCGCCGGTAGCGAGGCGGTTCTTGTAGAGATCACATCGATTCCGGGCCAGATGCGGGATCAAATACAAGTTCAGACATCGGTCAAACTCGGCCTTTCGATCTGTTATGATCTGCGTTTTGCAGCGCTGTTTCGCACTTACGCACAGGCCGGTGCGATTGTGCTTGGAGCCCCGTCAGCCTTTACCCGGCAAACAGGCGCGGCCCATTGGCGTGTGCTACAGCGCGCGCGCGCCATTGAAAACGGTGCGTTTATGATATCGGCCGCACAGGTCGGCACACATCAGGATGGCCGCGAAACCTACGGCCATTCCGTAATCATAGACCCCTGGGGCACCGTTCTGGCAGAAGCTGATGGTGAAAACCCTGGCTTCATTACAGCCGATATTGACCCTGATCTGGCAAAAGCTGCGCGCCGCAAAATCCCGGCTTTGACCAATGATCAGCCTGCTATACTGCGCCTGACAACACAAAGCGCTGCGGCATGA
- a CDS encoding DUF1178 family protein, protein MIRFSLQCSDTHRFDGWFRSGDDFLTQQKRGLLACPECGSTSVEKALMTPSVPKKSNQTMEGMVEQADSELQASAAPAAQPAPGSAPKSARESASEVTPAPSQNAPQSLQSPQALQSQSTPPNPLANLPPELREKVMTAVKEWRDSVIANSEHVGPRFADEARKIHFNEADERPIYGEASADEVQELLEDGIPCAPLPVLPEDHN, encoded by the coding sequence ATGATCCGTTTTTCACTCCAATGCAGCGATACCCACCGCTTTGACGGATGGTTCCGGTCGGGCGATGATTTTCTGACACAACAGAAGCGCGGCTTGCTGGCCTGTCCCGAATGCGGATCGACCAGCGTTGAAAAAGCTCTGATGACGCCGTCCGTTCCCAAGAAGTCCAACCAGACGATGGAGGGCATGGTCGAGCAAGCTGACAGCGAGCTACAAGCAAGCGCTGCACCAGCAGCGCAGCCGGCACCCGGATCAGCTCCAAAATCAGCGCGCGAATCGGCATCAGAAGTGACCCCTGCGCCCTCGCAGAACGCGCCTCAATCGCTTCAGTCGCCCCAAGCGCTCCAATCGCAATCGACGCCACCCAATCCGCTCGCCAACCTGCCGCCTGAATTAAGGGAGAAGGTCATGACCGCCGTCAAGGAATGGCGCGACTCCGTAATTGCAAATTCAGAACATGTCGGCCCGCGCTTTGCAGACGAGGCCCGCAAAATCCACTTCAACGAAGCCGATGAACGCCCCATCTATGGGGAAGCCTCTGCCGATGAAGTGCAGGAATTGCTGGAAGATGGCATCCCTTGCGCGCCCTTGCCGGTTCTGCCAGAGGACCACAATTAG